In the genome of Sebastes umbrosus isolate fSebUmb1 chromosome 14, fSebUmb1.pri, whole genome shotgun sequence, one region contains:
- the ints1 gene encoding integrator complex subunit 1 isoform X1: MNRPKPTTLRRPSAAKPSGHPPPGDFIALGSKSQGGEPKAPAVLLKPASTTLPADRKRETSSTLPSSSGLSGLTKRPKLSTTPPVSALGRLADVAAVDKRAISPSIKEPSVVPIEVSPVVLLDEIEAAESEGNDDRIEGLLCGAVKQLKMNRAKPDITLYLSLMFLAKIKPNVFATEGIIEALCSLLRRDASINFKAKGNSLVSVLACNLLMAAYEEDENWPEIFVKVYIEDSLGERIWVDSSQCKNFVDNIQTAFGTKMPPKSMLLQADTGRFGGDLSAGSSPHPSTPDEDDSQTELLIAEEKLSPEDEGQMMPRYDELAESVEDYVLDVLRDQLNRRQPMDNVSRNLLRLLTATCGYKEARLMTVQRLEMWLQNPKLTRPAQDLLMSLCMNCNTQGADDMEVISNLIKIRLKPKVLLNHYMLCVRELLNANRDNLGTMVKLVIFNELSNARNPNNMQVLHTVLQHSPEQGPKFLAMVFQDLLTNKDDYLRASRALLREIIKQTKHEINFQSFCFGLMQERKETSYLDLEFKERFVIQVTDLLTVSMMLGITAQVKESGIAWDKGEKKNLESLRSFQNQIAAIQRDAVWWLHSVVPTISKVGAKDYVHCLHKVLFTEQPETYYKWDNWPPESDRNFFLRLCSEVPLLEDTLMRILVIGLSRDLPLGPADAMELADHLVKRAAGVQSDDLEVLKVERIQLIDAVLNLCTYHHPENIQLPAGYQHPNLAISALYWKAWLLLLVVAAFNPQKIGLAAWDGYPTLKMLMEMVMTNNYSYPPCTVADEDTKTEMINRELQVSQREKQEILAFESHLAAASTKQTITESNSLLLSQLTSLDPQGPPRRPPPQIQEQVKTLNQSLRLGHLLCRSRNPDFLLNIIQRQASSQSMPWLADLVQSSEGSLDVLPVQCLCEFLLHDAADDSLPIEDDEEGESKEQKAKKRQRQQKQRQLLGRLQDLLLGPKADEQTTCEVLDYFLRRLSSSQVASRVLAMKGLSLVLSEGGLKDGDERDQPMEEDSADAELLPGYNWLLQDLPKLPLFDSVRGMTSTALQQAIHMETDPQTISAYLIYLSQHAPVEEQASHNDLALVITDVARLIVERSTIMNSLFSKHSCRPESDAVLSAFLTIFSTYIKRMRKTKEGEDLYSWSESQDQVFLRWTTGETATMHILVVHAMVILLTLGPPKGESDFYALLDIWFPDKKPLPTAFLVDTSEEALLLPDWLKLRMIRSEVSRLVDAALQDLESQQLLLFVQSFGIPVSSMSKLLQYLDQAVSHDTQTLEQNIMDKHYMAHLVEVQHERGATGGHTFHSLLSSSLPPLRDSAETSKVKVTVETPHSSVKMRAASQLPAVGPDDDLAGMLLQIFPLKVDPRWHGPPPSQLSLALQQALAKELMRAKQGQIQQAGLAFRLLQAIAALLTSSHAGPIVISMHHSHALSCPLMRQLHLYQRLVSQDMAFSSLFLKVILEMLIWLDNPTVEAGPLKTLLKSFAGQNSNKHRHNDVRTGFLHLAETLAYRRDIEAPLMAVIAMLKAGDRCNAEAELIGKVLQGLMEVKSPYLEELLSLLMTVGTQNGTAGPVATVISLLLQESEERAVKKEVDSNNSEVTKSGLSSGLLVDWLEHLDPEVTSVCPDLQQKLLFALNKARGTPAYRPYLLALLTHQSNWSTLLQCISALLSKRRDYKLDPSSALDFLWACSHIPRIWQGRDQKIPQKKTEKFVLRLSSEELLSLVDLILSESELNSRDSPHDDKRSLDQASCSLIQSRLPLLHSYCSGELENIKKVSEYLINCTKKWEDSAMIKRCQNLLLQIYLHFPEVIQHVTLPEGTFSSGGAADGSSCKLDVLVHRLVTLLADIGDTKSVEGRVSDANLACRKMAVSHPVLLLRHLPMVAGLLHGRIHLNTQEFRQQNHMTFFSNVLAILELLQPLVFHSNHQRALQDCVLSFMKVLRNFQRTRSPLVFINKFLQFTQKYITYDAAAAIPYLQKHSDILQGLCAEYPDLVQLKSLLAGLTLPVKRSSAEDSSEDRDADDMATGSLPLVNISASVSLSAADMTMYLKKMSRGEAVEDVLEVLTEVDEKSRRSPEIIQYFINDLQRLMMSSEELCRNMAFSLALRCIQNNPCLATDFLPTFMYCMGSGNFDVVQTALRNLPEYVLLCQEHADILLHKAFLVGIYGQIDTSSMIAESMKVLHMEATT, from the exons GCCCTGTGCAGCCTCCTGCGTCGGGATGCTTCGATCAACTTTAAAGCAAAGGGGAACAGCCTTGTGTCTGTTCTTGCTTGCAATCTGCTGATGGCAGCCTACGAGGAGGACGAAAACTGGCCAGAGATCTTTGTAAAA gtGTACATTGAGGACTCTCTGGGGGAAAGAATCTGGGTGGACAGTTCTCAATGTAAGAATTTTGTGGACAACATCCAGACTGCTTTTGGGACAAAGATGCCCCCTAAGAGTATGCTGCTGCAGGCTGACACTGGCCGCTTTGGTGGAGATCTCAGTGCAG gtAGCAGCCCTCATCCCTCAACCCCCGATGAAGACGACAGCCAGACTGAATTACTGATAGCTGAGGAGAAACTCAGCCCTGAGGATGAAGGGCAGATGATGCCGAG GTATGATGAACTGGCAGAGAGCGTGGAGGACTATGTGCTTGACGTCCTCAGGGATCAGTTGAACCGCAGGCAGCCGATGGACAACGTGTCCCGAAACCTGCTGCGTCTGCTCACGGCCACGTGTGGCTACAAAGAGGCACGGCTCATGACTGTGCAGAGGCTGGAGATGTGGCTCCAGAACCCAAAA CTCACTCGACCAGCTCAAGACCTCCTCATGTCTTTGTGTATGAACTGCAACACCCAGGGGGCAGACGACATGGAGGTGATCTCTAACCTGATCAAGATCAGACTCAAACCTAAAGTCCTCCTCAACCACTACATGCTGTGTGTCAG GGAGCTGCTCAATGCTAACAGAGACAACTTGGGCACTATGGTGAAGCTGGTGATCTTCAATGAACTCTCCAATGCCAGGAATCCTAACAACATGCAAGTCCTCCACacagtgctgcagcacagcccgGAGCAGGGTCCAAAG TTCTTGGCGATGGTGTTCCAGGACCTGCTAACCAATAAGGACGATTACCTCCGTGCCTCCCGAGCTTTGCTGAGAGAGATCATCAAACAGACCAAGCATGAGATTAACTTCCAGTCCTTCTGCTTTGGTTTAAtgcaggagaggaaggagaccAGCTATTTGGACTTGGAGTtcaaa GAGCGTTTTGTTATCCAGGTGACAGATTTACTGACTGTCTCCATGATGTTGGGCATCACCGCTCAGGTCAAAGAATCTGGCATTGCGTGGGacaaaggagagaagaaga ATCTGGAGAGCCTGAGGTCGTTTCAGAATCAGATAGCTGCCATCCAGAGAGACGCTGTGTGGTGGCTTCACTCCGTGGTTCCCACCATCAGCAAAGTCGGCGCAAAAGACTACGTTCACTG CCTTCACAAAGTGCTGTTCACAGAGCAACCTGAGACGTATTACAAGTGGGACAACTGGCCTCCAGAGAGTGACAGGAA TTTCTTCCTTCGCCTCTGCTCAGAGGTGCCGCTGTTGGAGGACACACTGATGCGCATTCTGGTGATCGGGCTGTCGCGTGATTTGCCCCTGGGCCCAGCCGATGCCATGGAGCTGGCAGATCACCTGGTGAAGAGGGCTGCTGGAGTTCAGTCTGATG atCTGGAGGTCCTGAAAGTGGAGAGGATCCAACTCATTGATGCGGTGCTGAATCTGTGTACATACCACCACCCGGAGAACATTCAGCTGCCTGCAGG GTACCAACATCCAAATTTGGCGATATCCGCACTGTATTGGAAGgcatggctgctgctgcttgtggTGGCCGCGTTTAATCCTCAGAAAATAG GTTTGGCTGCCTGGGACGGCTATCCTACACTGAAAATGCTCATGGAGATGGTTATGACAAA TAACTATAGCTACCCTCCATGCACCGTTGCGGACGAGGACACAAAGACGGAGATGATCAACAGGGAGCTGCAGGTCtcccagagagagaaacaggagaTCCTGGCCTTTGAGAGCCACTTGGCAGCAGCCTCCACCAAACAGACCATCACAGAGAGCAACAGCCTGCTGTTGTCTCAGCTTACCAGTCTGGATCCCCA ggGTCCTCCTCGTCGACCTCCTCCTCAGATCCAGGAGCAGGTAAAAACCCTCAACCAGTCTCTGCGTCTGGGACATCTCCTTTGCCGCAGCCGCAACCCGGACTTCCTCCTCAACATCATCCAGAGACAG GCTTCCTCTCAGTCCATGCCATGGTTGGCTGATTTGGTCCAGTCCAGTGAGGGATCCCTGGATGTGCTTCCAGTGCAGTGCCTGTGTGAATTCCTTCTGCATGATGCTGCGGATGACAGTCTGCCAATAGAGGATGACgaagagggagagagcaaaGAGCAGAAAGCCAAGAAGAGACAA AGACAGCAAAAGCAAAGGCAGCTACTTGGGCGGCTCCAGGATCTTTTGTTGGGTCCTAAGGCTGACGAACAGACAACATGTGAAGTGCTGGACTACTTTCTGCGTCGTCTCAGCTCTTCTCAGGTGGCATCGAGAGTTCTAGCCATGAAG gGTTTGTCATTGGTGCTGAGTGAAGGAGGCCTGAAAGATGGAGATGAGCGGGATCAGCCCATGGAAGAAGACTCTGCAGATGCTGAGCTCTTGCCAGGATACAATTGGCTGCTACAAGACCTCCCAAAGCTCCCCTTGTTTGACAGCGTCAGAGGCATGACGTCCACTGCTCTGCAGCAG GCTATTCATATGGAGACAGATCCGCAGACCATCAGTGCCTATCTCATCTACctctcccagcatgcaccgGTGGAGGAGCAGGCTTCTCATAATGACCTGGCCCTGGTAATCACG GACGTCGCCCGGCTAATCGTCGAGCGTTCCACCATCATGAACAGCCTGTTCTCCAAACATTCCTGCAGACCTGAGTCTGATGCTGTGCTCAGTGCTTTCCTCACCATCTTCTCTACATACATCAAGCGGATGAGGAAGACCAAAGAGGGCGAGGATCTTTACAGCTGG TCAGAATCTCAGGACCAGGTGTTTCTGCGTTGGACCACAGGAGAGACTGCTACGATGCACATTCTGGTAGTCCATGCCATGGTTATCCTGCTGACTCTGGGACCACCTAAAG GAGAGAGTGATTTCTACGCTCTTTTGGACATTTGGTTTCCCGACAAGAAACCTCTACCCACGGCCTTCCTGGTTGACACCTCAGAAGAGGCCCTCCTGCTCCCTGATTGGTTGAAACTGAGGATGATCCGATCAGAGGTTTCTCGATTGGTTGATGCAG CTTTACAAGACCTGGAGtctcagcagctgctgctgtttgtacaGTCATTTGGCATCCCTGTATCCAGCATGAGTAAACTGCTGCAGTACTTGGATCAGGCGGTCTCTCATGATACACAGACGCTGGAACAGAACATCATGGACAAGC ACTACATGGCCCACCTGGTTGAAGTGCAACACGAGCGAGGTGCCACTGGGGGGCACACTTTCCATTCGTTACTGagctcctctcttcctccactcAGAG ATTCTGCTGAAACAAGTAAGGTCAAAGTTACCGTGGAAACGCCCCACAGCTCTGTGAAGATGAGAGCAGCCAGTCAGCTTCCTGCAGTCGGGCCTGACGACGATCTCGCTGGCATGTTGCTTCAG ATATTCCCCTTAAAAGTGGACCCCCGCTGGCACGGCCCCCCTCCCAGTCAGCTTTCTCTGGCCCTGCAGCAGGCGCTTGCTAAAGAGCTGATGCGGGCCAAGCAGGGCCAAATTCAGCAGGCTGGGTTGGCATTTCGGCTCCTACAGGCCATAGCAGCCCTGCTCACCTCTTCTCACGCAGGGCCTATTGTCATATCAATGCACCACAGCCACGCCCTCTCCTGCCCTCTCATGCGCCAACTTCACCTCTACCAG CGTCTCGTGTCCCAGGACATGGCTTTCTCCTCACTGTTCCTGAAGGTCATTCTTGAGATGTTAATCTGGTTAGACAACCCAACCGTGGAGGCAGGACCCTTAAAGACTCTGCTCAAATCCTTCGCTGGTCAGAACTCTAACAAACACAGGCACAATGATG TGCGTACAGGTTTTCTCCACCTGGCTGAGACTTTAGCATATCGCAGAGATATTGAAGCGCCGCTGATGGCCGTCATTGCAATGCTGAAAGCTGGAGACAGATGTAATGCAGAAGCAGAGCTCATTGGGAAAG TGTTACAAGGGCTGATGGAGGTGAAGTCGCCGTAtttggaggagctgctgtctctgttgatgactgttggtACACAGAACGGGACAGCCGGCCCTGTTGCCACGGTGATTTCCTTGCTGCTTCAGGAAAGTGAGGAGCGAGCTGTGAAAAAGGAAGTGGATTCTAACAA CTCCGAGGTGACAAAGTCAGGACTGAGCTCAGGGCTGCTGGTTGATTGGCTGGAGCATCTCGACCCTGAGGTCACTTCAGTGTGTCCAGACCTTCAACAGAAACTGCTGTTTGCCCTCAACAAG GCCAGAGGAACCCCGGCCTACAGACCTTATCTGTTGGCCTTGCTTACACATCAGTCAAACTGGTCCACTCTCCTGCAGTGTATCAGCGCTCTTCTCAGCAAGCGCAGAGACTACAA ACTTGATCCATCATCAGCCCTGGATTTCCTGTGGGCGTGCAGCCACATCCCGCGTATCTGGCAAGGACGTGACCAGAAGATCCCTCAA aagaaaacagagaagTTTGTGCTACGACTCAGCTCTGAGGAGCTCCTCAGCCTGGTGGACCTGATCTTGTCAGAGTCGGAGCTCAACAGTCGCGACTCACCCCACGATGACAAAAGGAGCTTGGACCAGGCCTCCTGCTCCCTCATCCAGTCCAGGCTGCCCCTCCTTCACTCCTACTGCAGCGGAGAGCTGGAGAACATCAAGAAAGTCTCAGAGTACCTCATAAACTGCACAAAGAAATGGGAGGACAG TGCGATGATTAAGCGGTGCCAGAACTTGCTGCTGCAGATCTATCTGCACTTCCCTGAGGTCATCCAGCACGTTACCCTGCCTGAAGGCACCTTTAGCAGTGGAGGGGCAGCAGACGGCAGCAGCTGCAAG CTTGACGTCCTGGTGCATCGCCTGGTTACACTGCTTGCTGATATAGGAGACACAAAGTCTGTTGAGGGCCGCGTGTCTGATGCCAACCTCGCATGCAGGAAGATGGCTGTGTCACATCCTGTCCTCTTGCTCAG ACACCTGCCTATGGTTGCAGGTCTCTTACACGGTCGCATTCACCTAAACACGCAGGAGTTTCGGCAGCAGAACCACATGACGTTCTTCAGCAATGTGCTCGCCatcctggagctgctgcagccgCTTGTTTTCCACAGCAACCACCAGAGGGCGCTTCAAGACTGCGTTCTGTCCTTTATGAAGGTCCTTCGG AACTTCCAGAGGACTCGTTCTCCGTTGGTCTTCATCAACAAGTTTTTGCAGTTCACACAGAAATACATTACCTACGATGCAGCGGCCGCCATTCCCTATTTACAGAAGCACTCTGACATCTTGCA GGGTCTGTGTGCAGAATACCCAGACCTGGTTCAACTGAAATCTCTGCTGGCTGGACTCACTCTGCCAGTGAAAAGGTCTTCTGCAGAGGATTCATCAGAAGACAGAGATG CAGACGACATGGCCACCGGTTCCCTGCCCCTCGTCAACATATCTGCCTCGGTGTCGCTGAGCGCGGCTGACATGACAATGTACTTGAAAAAGATGTCGAGAGGAGAGGCAGTCGAGG ATGTGTTGGAAGTGTTGACAGAGGTAGATGAGAAGTCGAGGAGGAGCCCAGAGATCATCCAGTACTTCATT AATGATCTGCAGAGACTCATGATGTCGTCTGAGGAGTTGTGTCGGAACATGGCCTTCAGTCTGGCTCTACGCTGCATCCAGAATAATCCCTG CCTAGCAACAGACTTCCTGCCAACTTTCATGTACTGTATGGGCAGCGGTAACTTTGACGTGGTACAAACGGCTCTCAGGAATCTTCCAGAATACGTGCTTCTCTGTCAAG AACACGCAGACATCTTGCTCCACAAGGCGTTTTTAGTGGGTATCTACGGGCAAATTGACACCAGTTCAATGATCGCAGAGTCTATGAAGGTCCTTCACATGGAAGCAACAACATAA